GTACAAATGGGTCTTTTAGTGCCTTGCTAGTATGCAGAAACTCCCTCCAGGTTTTATTGATTTCCTGAGTTTTCAAGTCCCACTTTTTACTGGAGCGGTTTACTCTAAACTTTGAATAGAGCCTAAAAAGCAATTTGTAATCTGCTGTTGCCTTATGAATATATGACAGAAACATTTCTTCTGTATCACGTTGAGGTGGATAGTAAATACTGCGTGTTTTGTTGTTTACAACATCAATGGGGATTCCATAATAATCATCAGCAACATTATTAGTCAATTTGAGTACATAATTTATATTTGGGTCAAGGCCACTCAAAAAATACTTGAAGTTTAAGCAACAATCGCACAATGCAACTTCTATCTCATAAGAAGTACTACCGTCATCTTCTATCTTTTCTGTATAATTTGGGCCATGAAGTAACTCAATAGTGTCCCCTATGACTCTAACTCCCGCATTATCTGCATCCGAACAATTTCCGTGGAACCCCAAAAAAATTTCCAATTTGCCGCCATCCAGCTTTTTGTCAAATATTGTAATACCAGCCGCATGAATAGAAGCGTGTGATTTGTTAAATTCATAGTCCACACTAAAACCATTCAGGCACTCGAATTTTTCAAACTTGTCCAGTTTGACTTGACCAAACGAATTTATAGTCAATATGATGAGTAAAAGGAACGTTAAGGCTTTTCCCATAATACAAAGATAATATTTAACCAATAGCAATGACGGTGCTTTTACTTGTCACAAACTTCTCCCTTGAGGGAGATGCCGCAGGCAGAGGGTGTAAATGCAGCTTCTCTCTCATTGTTAATTAGCTGATCTATCATGATGGAGAACATCCCCCTGCCCCCTTCAAAGGGGGATTAGTGAGTAGTATGGATCAAGTTTTTGTTTAATAAATACGTTTATGAAAAAGGCTCTGAGCTATGATACACCTCATTTCTTACACACAATCTGCCAAAACTTCTGGGCAGGTCTGCTCTCTACATTCTTGGCGGGCTCCTCTATTTCTTTTGTTTCCAGCAGTCCATATTCTCCGAATTCGGATGTTATGGACTCTTGATTATAAAAGAATAAATTAACGCCATGCCTTGTCAAAAAACGGTCTTTGCTTAAGCGTTCACCATTGCCGTAGGCGTTATCACTGGTGGAGATGGTTACAAAAACCATGTAACCACCAGGCCTAAGCTGATTGTAGCAGTCGCTGATTAATTTTGCCCTTTCTTTTTCGTCCAGCAAATGGATTAAGGCATAGCAGAAAATGCCATCGTA
This region of Fulvivirga ulvae genomic DNA includes:
- a CDS encoding energy transducer TonB, with product MGKALTFLLLIILTINSFGQVKLDKFEKFECLNGFSVDYEFNKSHASIHAAGITIFDKKLDGGKLEIFLGFHGNCSDADNAGVRVIGDTIELLHGPNYTEKIEDDGSTSYEIEVALCDCCLNFKYFLSGLDPNINYVLKLTNNVADDYYGIPIDVVNNKTRSIYYPPQRDTEEMFLSYIHKATADYKLLFRLYSKFRVNRSSKKWDLKTQEINKTWREFLHTSKALKDPFVLEELGTQRYSELIKPFYDKVAQLTPKLCKEYERLQSKGIWRSWYVEEPLEIKITEEEREELLSSDFAYIIAEEQPELLISLDSIDQFINDKIAKKGNKFKDIEGKIYFEFVIGKDGSLLEKNIVKGIETAIDKFVEGQLQELDFRFKPAKMKGIEVKSKVILPIRIKRNPDLQ
- a CDS encoding class I SAM-dependent methyltransferase, with the translated sequence MTEFWESSFRDKQTMWGFEPADSAIETASLFQHHGLKKVLIPGFGYGRNAKIFIDSGCDVTGIEISETAIDLARKYYGDNIKVFHGSVSVMPFDKESYDGIFCYALIHLLDEKERAKLISDCYNQLRPGGYMVFVTISTSDNAYGNGERLSKDRFLTRHGVNLFFYNQESITSEFGEYGLLETKEIEEPAKNVESRPAQKFWQIVCKK